The Brasilonema sennae CENA114 genome includes a region encoding these proteins:
- a CDS encoding COP23 domain-containing protein, producing MRGQVIKLSCGFSVALLGAALVMVQSQVVIALTPREVNGIAKQITVRIDGANPGSGVIIKRQGNTYTVLTNWHVLKENGNTVQTPDGRRYTVNQSLVKPFRGLDLAEFQFTSTENYRKSELGNSQQLSEGIAVYATGWANPDGICLQRCYRFSLGSISVISPSSKDGYAMVYTNIIKPGMSGGPVLDEQGRLIGINGQSKQEPITGSIDYLGIPINTYLNYTSEKVFQQSQVAVSSGGAKFFCGMNEGMLATLVRTSQGNIPMIRWISGNDSEKTARCKDVSARFQRTYENGTLNYLRTGTIKGQPVICAAASKEDISPCTDSTVLFILKPGTNPQQILDKLEVQRTRAYDPQLKL from the coding sequence ATGAGAGGACAGGTGATTAAGCTTTCTTGTGGTTTTTCTGTAGCGCTACTAGGTGCAGCACTTGTCATGGTACAGTCTCAAGTTGTAATAGCATTAACTCCACGAGAAGTCAATGGTATTGCCAAGCAGATTACAGTTCGCATTGATGGCGCAAATCCTGGATCTGGAGTTATTATTAAGCGCCAAGGAAATACTTATACTGTCCTCACTAACTGGCATGTGCTGAAAGAGAATGGAAACACCGTTCAAACTCCTGATGGTCGGCGTTACACTGTAAACCAGAGTCTAGTCAAACCTTTTCGAGGGTTAGATTTGGCGGAGTTCCAATTTACAAGTACGGAAAACTACCGTAAGTCTGAGTTAGGTAATTCTCAACAATTAAGTGAAGGCATAGCAGTTTATGCTACAGGTTGGGCAAATCCTGATGGTATCTGCTTACAACGCTGCTATCGATTTTCACTAGGAAGCATTTCCGTCATCTCGCCTAGTTCCAAAGATGGCTATGCTATGGTTTATACTAATATTATTAAGCCAGGTATGAGCGGTGGTCCAGTGCTAGACGAGCAGGGACGATTAATAGGAATTAACGGACAAAGTAAGCAAGAACCTATTACTGGTTCTATAGATTATTTAGGTATCCCCATTAACACTTATTTAAATTATACCTCAGAAAAAGTATTTCAACAGTCGCAAGTTGCTGTTTCTTCTGGAGGAGCTAAATTTTTTTGTGGTATGAACGAAGGTATGCTAGCTACATTAGTGAGAACTTCACAGGGAAACATACCAATGATTCGCTGGATCTCTGGAAATGATTCTGAAAAAACAGCACGCTGTAAAGATGTATCTGCCAGATTCCAGAGAACCTATGAAAATGGAACATTAAACTATCTAAGAACTGGGACTATAAAAGGACAACCCGTAATTTGCGCTGCTGCTAGCAAGGAAGATATTTCTCCTTGCACAGATAGTACTGTATTATTCATACTTAAGCCAGGCACTAATCCACAACAGATACTTGACAAGTTGGAGGTTCAGAGGACTAGAGCCTATGATCCTCAACTTAAGTTATAG
- a CDS encoding S1 family peptidase yields MTWRWVTRGLHCTLLLVACLGGIAISGACCQGQIALPRHKPISVSCQNQNCKLSQLSVAQVQQKAEAITVKVLSKELLGTGTLMKRNGQVYTVITNAHVLRSADPPYQIQTPDGRLYSAVVSKSVVFKDRDLAILQFRSTNTVYTVATLGNSSSLKVGDKVFVGGFTSRAEQNGANQKYLTLPYRASLWKVGSGNLTLPYRASLSLVRRGKDFREAREVGSGNLTLPYRASLSLVRRGKDFREAKSEGEVKSEMCVANKGVGSEYVFTEGKVSLILDKALEGGYQIGYSNEIRKGMSGAPLLNQRGEVVGINGLHKDPVWNTPELYMDGSEPSKALQEQITRSSLAVPIKTVVQLAPKLVTRSLKMSVSFDSAQVTPLVNFDAKQKFDL; encoded by the coding sequence ATGACTTGGAGATGGGTAACGCGGGGGCTTCATTGTACACTACTTTTGGTTGCCTGTCTTGGTGGAATTGCGATAAGCGGAGCTTGCTGCCAAGGGCAGATCGCACTCCCAAGACACAAACCCATTTCTGTGTCTTGTCAAAACCAAAATTGCAAGCTTTCTCAACTCTCGGTAGCCCAAGTGCAACAAAAAGCTGAAGCAATTACAGTCAAAGTTTTGTCAAAAGAGTTACTAGGGACAGGAACTTTGATGAAAAGAAATGGACAAGTTTATACCGTAATTACCAATGCTCATGTGTTGAGATCCGCTGATCCTCCGTATCAAATTCAAACTCCAGATGGGCGTCTTTACTCTGCTGTGGTTTCCAAGTCTGTTGTATTTAAAGATAGAGATTTGGCTATACTGCAGTTTCGTAGCACTAATACAGTTTATACAGTTGCAACGCTGGGAAATTCATCCAGTTTGAAAGTTGGGGATAAGGTATTTGTTGGTGGATTTACGTCACGTGCGGAGCAAAATGGGGCAAATCAGAAATACCTCACCCTGCCCTATCGGGCATCCCTCTGGAAAGTTGGGAGTGGGAACCTCACCCTGCCCTATCGGGCATCCCTCTCCTTGGTAAGGAGAGGGAAAGATTTTCGCGAAGCTAGGGAAGTTGGGAGTGGGAACCTCACCCTGCCCTATCGGGCATCCCTCTCCTTGGTAAGGAGAGGGAAAGATTTTCGCGAAGCGAAAAGCGAGGGTGAGGTGAAAAGCGAGATGTGTGTTGCAAACAAGGGAGTAGGCAGTGAGTATGTTTTTACAGAGGGAAAAGTTTCGCTAATACTGGATAAGGCTTTGGAGGGGGGTTACCAAATTGGGTACAGCAATGAAATACGCAAGGGTATGAGTGGCGCACCGTTGCTAAATCAGCGAGGAGAAGTTGTGGGTATTAATGGATTGCATAAAGATCCAGTATGGAATACTCCTGAATTATATATGGATGGTTCTGAGCCTTCTAAAGCTTTACAAGAGCAGATTACTCGTTCCAGTTTGGCAGTGCCCATAAAAACTGTTGTGCAGTTAGCTCCAAAGTTGGTGACACGTTCACTTAAGATGAGTGTATCCTTCGACTCCGCTCAGGTTACACCGCTAGTGAATTTTGATGCAAAACAAAAGTTCGATTTATGA
- a CDS encoding COP23 domain-containing protein, producing the protein MKLESFCQILTAVTQSLAIASLSTFPIIAAINQPSFANSNKFSCEKRNGTPVTMVRTSRGNETFIRWVVRDFKAFPPEKRCAIVSARFQQYYDNGSVYITSKDNFKGYPVLCIASRKGGSCANDQDVLVTLKPGTDTGRVLRQILDFRRGADAKPIELSGSQYVSYSDGDLYVDVKQLVDTDDSAGGNKPAVTNIPSSAPLERRF; encoded by the coding sequence ATGAAACTGGAGTCATTTTGTCAAATCTTGACAGCGGTTACTCAATCCTTAGCCATAGCTTCACTGAGTACGTTTCCTATAATTGCAGCTATCAATCAGCCTAGTTTTGCTAATAGTAATAAATTCTCCTGCGAAAAGCGTAATGGTACACCAGTAACAATGGTTCGTACCTCACGAGGAAATGAAACGTTTATTCGTTGGGTGGTTAGGGATTTTAAAGCTTTTCCACCGGAGAAACGTTGTGCGATCGTTTCTGCAAGATTCCAACAATACTATGATAATGGCTCAGTATACATCACAAGTAAAGATAACTTTAAAGGTTATCCTGTGTTGTGTATTGCGAGTCGTAAGGGTGGTTCTTGTGCCAACGATCAGGATGTACTAGTCACCCTTAAGCCGGGAACTGATACTGGACGCGTGCTGAGACAAATTCTTGATTTCCGCCGAGGCGCTGATGCGAAGCCGATTGAACTGAGCGGCAGTCAATATGTATCCTATTCTGATGGTGATTTATACGTAGATGTTAAGCAACTTGTAGATACAGATGACAGCGCGGGAGGTAATAAGCCTGCTGTAACCAATATTCCTAGTTCAGCACCACTTGAGCGTCGCTTTTGA
- a CDS encoding response regulator transcription factor: MRVLIVEDEPGIAQFISQGLKEAGYATDIATDGQEGLNYALAAEYDIIVLDIMLPQMDGLQVLRKLRSQGLKTPVLLLTARDAVEDRVRGLDAGADDYLFKPFALSELLARLRALLRRPPMQQDTILRVGDLEMDVAIREVRRAGKSINLSPREFTLLQYLMRHPRQVLSRNQITEHTWNFDFYENSNVIDVYIGYLRRKIDHGFDKPLLHTVRGVGYCLSADAES, translated from the coding sequence ATGCGCGTCTTAATAGTAGAGGATGAACCTGGCATTGCTCAATTTATTAGTCAGGGATTGAAAGAAGCAGGTTACGCAACAGATATAGCTACTGATGGTCAGGAGGGACTAAATTATGCTTTAGCCGCAGAGTATGACATCATTGTATTGGATATAATGTTGCCTCAAATGGACGGTCTACAGGTTTTGCGGAAACTGCGATCGCAAGGTCTTAAAACCCCTGTACTGCTACTAACCGCCCGTGATGCTGTAGAAGACCGGGTTCGAGGTCTAGATGCTGGTGCTGATGACTATTTGTTTAAGCCCTTTGCTTTGAGCGAACTATTGGCGCGTCTGCGTGCCTTACTACGTCGTCCTCCGATGCAACAGGACACAATACTGCGAGTCGGAGACTTGGAGATGGACGTTGCGATTAGGGAAGTACGCCGCGCTGGAAAAAGTATCAACCTTAGCCCCCGTGAATTTACACTGCTACAGTATCTTATGCGCCACCCTCGCCAAGTACTTAGCCGCAATCAAATAACCGAACATACCTGGAATTTTGACTTTTATGAAAATTCCAACGTTATTGATGTTTATATTGGCTACTTGCGACGCAAGATAGACCACGGTTTCGACAAACCCCTCCTGCACACAGTGCGTGGTGTAGGATATTGCCTCAGCGCAGATGCTGAATCATGA
- a CDS encoding sensor histidine kinase: MISLKWLNHIPVRIKLTAWYLLLLGLTLGGFTGYLYFRLERKIINQADTALQIAGSQSLVYLSDKNNALAFADKPSRQNTVQRLIEAGFAVRLITPQGKIVDGFGKYQEVPLWIPSASGYTRVARNKADWRLISQPVIRQGQIIGWLQIAKSLEALEEISDKLSAELLFLLPFILIFAGCGGLFLSSRALQPISQITQTAQAISAIDLAQRLNYKGAKDEVGQLATTFDQMLERLQAGFEREQRFTADAAHELRTPLTVIKGRIDVTRSRERTPDEYHQTLQDLEQEVDRLIRLSNGLLLLARIDRGQLPFEPLPVDLNNLLEVIVEQVQYAAELQQIKLLNNLTPDLWVQGDPDQLTSLFLNLVDNAVKYTPQGGVVWVRSNLHSNVVQVMIINTGVGISKEHLPHLFERFYRADSARSQGKSGAGLGLAIAHEIARLHGGTITADSIPNKETTFTVTLPIAQHSGLSH; the protein is encoded by the coding sequence ATGATTAGTTTGAAGTGGCTGAATCACATCCCTGTACGTATAAAATTAACTGCCTGGTATCTCCTGTTGTTGGGGCTGACTCTGGGCGGGTTCACGGGCTACTTGTATTTCCGACTTGAGCGTAAAATAATTAACCAGGCGGATACCGCTCTGCAAATAGCAGGTTCTCAGTCCTTGGTTTATTTAAGCGATAAGAATAACGCCCTTGCCTTTGCGGACAAGCCAAGCCGACAAAATACCGTACAACGTTTGATAGAGGCTGGATTTGCAGTTCGCCTGATCACTCCCCAAGGCAAAATAGTGGACGGCTTTGGCAAATACCAAGAAGTGCCTCTCTGGATACCAAGTGCCAGTGGATACACAAGAGTGGCAAGAAATAAGGCAGACTGGCGACTAATTAGCCAGCCAGTAATCCGTCAAGGTCAGATTATCGGCTGGTTGCAAATAGCAAAGTCTCTTGAGGCATTAGAAGAAATATCCGATAAATTATCTGCAGAACTTTTATTTTTGTTGCCATTTATACTGATATTTGCTGGTTGTGGTGGTTTATTTCTCTCATCAAGAGCATTGCAACCCATCAGTCAAATCACTCAGACTGCTCAAGCTATTAGCGCCATTGACCTCGCCCAACGTCTAAACTACAAAGGGGCAAAAGATGAAGTGGGACAGTTGGCGACCACCTTTGACCAGATGTTAGAACGTTTACAAGCAGGTTTTGAACGGGAACAACGGTTTACAGCTGATGCAGCCCATGAATTACGTACTCCCCTGACGGTTATCAAAGGACGCATAGACGTAACCCGCAGTCGGGAACGCACTCCAGATGAATACCACCAAACCTTGCAGGATTTAGAACAAGAGGTAGACCGGCTCATTCGCCTCAGCAATGGTTTACTGTTACTAGCAAGGATTGACCGAGGACAGTTGCCTTTTGAGCCATTACCTGTGGACTTAAACAACTTGTTGGAAGTGATTGTGGAACAAGTGCAATATGCCGCAGAATTGCAACAGATTAAGCTGCTAAATAACTTGACCCCCGATTTGTGGGTGCAAGGCGATCCCGACCAGTTGACCAGTTTGTTTTTGAACCTGGTAGACAACGCCGTTAAATACACACCACAAGGAGGTGTTGTTTGGGTGCGGTCAAATTTGCACTCAAATGTCGTGCAGGTGATGATCATTAACACAGGAGTAGGTATTTCAAAAGAGCATTTACCTCACCTATTTGAGCGGTTTTATCGCGCAGACTCAGCCCGTTCCCAAGGAAAAAGTGGAGCTGGCTTGGGGTTGGCGATCGCTCACGAAATTGCTCGCTTGCATGGCGGTACTATTACTGCTGACAGCATTCCTAACAAAGAAACTACTTTTACCGTCACTCTACCGATTGCCCAACATAGTGGTCTGTCTCATTAA
- a CDS encoding PepSY domain-containing protein, with protein sequence MGIKQTIIAACGVVALILVGGWFFRTRPVQASPDNTAPAVTMVEAIETVLAANPGTAAIDVNLEHENNNLVWEVELNNDLEVYIDANTKEIVKTEQGWNLTDVPLLANWIPN encoded by the coding sequence ATGGGAATTAAGCAAACAATTATAGCTGCTTGTGGAGTAGTAGCTTTGATTCTTGTAGGAGGTTGGTTTTTTAGAACTAGACCTGTTCAAGCTTCTCCTGACAACACAGCACCTGCGGTCACAATGGTTGAAGCCATAGAAACGGTTCTTGCTGCTAACCCAGGTACAGCAGCAATTGATGTCAATTTAGAGCATGAAAATAATAATTTGGTGTGGGAAGTTGAACTAAACAATGATTTAGAAGTGTACATTGATGCCAACACTAAAGAAATTGTGAAAACTGAGCAAGGCTGGAATTTGACAGATGTTCCTCTCTTAGCAAACTGGATTCCTAATTAA
- a CDS encoding HAD-IC family P-type ATPase — translation MQDKLPQNSHSLDIEETIDLLETDQAQGLNSIQVKERIARFGFNELTGKKGKPWWLKFLLQYNQPLLYILLIAGATKAIIGEFVNAFVIWGVTTTNAIIGYVQESKAEGAIAALAKSITTEATVIRENQKLRIPSRELVPGDVVLLTSGDKVPADLRLIKVRNLQVDESALTGESVAVEKEAGVETPPLPPDIPLAERKNMAYTGGFVTFGQATGIVVATGNTTETGRISQLLENKIDLSTPLTRKFDKFSKNWLYMVLGVATLTLMAGLQTKPWRDAIEATVALIVGSIPEGLPAVVTVTLAIGVSRMARRHAIIRKLPAVETLGSATVICSDKTGTLTENQMTVQAIYAGGHQYAVTGVGYSPEGEIVQDGKRIDLSGDLGLHECLSAGLLCNDSHLETKNGKWVVVGDPTEGALITSANKLGLIKPLLEQQMPRLDGIPFESEFQYMATLHATPTGKTIYVKGSVEAIAKRCTFMLNSNGQLKPIDCQETLNTSSIEREVNIMARQGLRVLALAKKLVPNEQTTVDHVDIDTGLIFLGLQGMIDPPRESAMKAVKACQEAGIQVKMITGDHAVTAQAIATRMGINKNGSVLAFSGAELAQMDYQELAQVAEDGVVFARVAPEQKLRLVEALQSKGEIVAMTGDGVNDAPALKQADIGIAMGMAGTEVAKEAADMLLTDDNFASIKAAVEEGRAVYKNLVKAMCFILPVNGGESMTILFSTLVGRELPILSLQILWLNVINSITMTVPLAFEPKPQNVMQQSPRRPNEALLSGSRIKRILAISLFNWIVIFGVFEYIRQTTGDINLARTMAINALIAGRIFYLLSLSQLVPNLIAKMDGTIKENVDIPAIGFGIIGAIILQLCFSYVPLINEFFFTVPLRFDQWLFCFAVGLPMIPWAAFVNRFDPPN, via the coding sequence ATGCAAGACAAGCTGCCTCAAAACTCGCATTCCCTCGATATAGAAGAAACAATCGACTTGTTAGAAACTGACCAAGCACAGGGCTTGAATAGTATTCAAGTCAAAGAGCGAATAGCGCGTTTTGGTTTCAATGAATTGACCGGAAAGAAAGGAAAACCCTGGTGGTTAAAATTTCTTTTGCAATATAATCAGCCGCTACTGTACATCTTGCTAATTGCGGGTGCTACTAAGGCAATTATAGGTGAGTTTGTCAACGCTTTTGTGATTTGGGGTGTAACTACAACTAACGCCATTATTGGATATGTTCAGGAATCGAAAGCGGAAGGGGCGATCGCAGCCCTAGCTAAATCCATCACGACAGAAGCAACTGTTATCCGCGAGAACCAAAAGTTACGCATTCCCTCACGAGAGTTAGTTCCTGGCGATGTGGTGCTGTTAACTTCTGGTGACAAAGTACCTGCTGACTTACGACTGATTAAGGTGCGGAATCTGCAAGTAGATGAATCCGCCCTGACTGGTGAGTCTGTAGCTGTTGAAAAAGAGGCGGGTGTAGAGACGCCGCCCCTACCGCCAGATATCCCGTTAGCAGAACGCAAAAATATGGCTTATACAGGCGGTTTTGTTACTTTTGGGCAGGCGACAGGTATAGTAGTAGCCACGGGTAATACTACCGAAACAGGGCGAATTTCTCAGCTATTAGAAAATAAAATCGACCTTTCTACCCCCTTAACCCGAAAATTCGACAAATTCAGCAAAAATTGGCTGTACATGGTTTTGGGGGTTGCAACCCTGACTTTGATGGCGGGACTGCAAACCAAACCTTGGAGAGATGCTATAGAAGCTACTGTGGCATTAATTGTCGGCTCGATTCCGGAAGGATTACCAGCGGTAGTGACTGTGACACTAGCTATCGGTGTATCCCGCATGGCTCGTCGCCACGCAATTATCCGCAAGCTGCCAGCAGTAGAAACTCTCGGTAGTGCGACTGTCATTTGTTCCGATAAAACTGGCACTTTGACCGAAAATCAAATGACAGTGCAAGCTATCTATGCGGGAGGACATCAGTATGCAGTCACTGGTGTAGGTTATTCTCCGGAAGGAGAAATTGTACAAGATGGCAAACGAATCGACTTGAGTGGCGATCTCGGTTTGCACGAATGTCTCAGCGCTGGACTGTTATGCAATGACTCTCACTTGGAAACCAAAAACGGTAAATGGGTTGTTGTTGGTGATCCGACTGAGGGGGCATTAATCACCTCCGCTAATAAATTGGGGTTAATCAAGCCGCTTCTAGAACAGCAAATGCCGAGACTGGATGGGATTCCTTTTGAGTCTGAGTTTCAGTACATGGCGACTCTGCACGCAACTCCAACAGGTAAGACGATTTATGTTAAGGGTTCAGTAGAGGCGATCGCCAAACGCTGCACCTTCATGTTAAATAGCAACGGACAACTCAAACCAATCGACTGCCAAGAGACATTAAATACCTCCTCTATCGAACGGGAAGTCAATATTATGGCACGTCAAGGCTTACGGGTGTTGGCGTTGGCAAAGAAGCTTGTACCAAACGAACAAACTACCGTAGACCACGTAGATATTGACACTGGGTTGATTTTCTTGGGCTTGCAGGGGATGATTGACCCACCACGCGAAAGTGCGATGAAAGCGGTGAAAGCCTGTCAAGAAGCGGGTATTCAGGTAAAGATGATTACTGGCGACCATGCTGTCACAGCGCAGGCGATCGCAACTCGTATGGGCATCAATAAAAATGGTTCGGTGCTGGCATTTTCCGGCGCTGAACTTGCTCAAATGGACTACCAAGAACTTGCCCAAGTTGCAGAAGATGGGGTTGTATTCGCCCGCGTCGCACCAGAACAAAAGCTGCGTCTAGTAGAAGCGTTACAATCAAAAGGCGAAATTGTCGCCATGACGGGGGATGGAGTGAACGATGCACCTGCCTTGAAACAAGCCGATATTGGCATTGCGATGGGTATGGCGGGAACTGAGGTAGCAAAGGAAGCGGCTGATATGCTACTCACCGATGACAACTTTGCTTCAATTAAAGCTGCGGTTGAGGAAGGGCGTGCTGTTTACAAAAATCTTGTCAAAGCTATGTGCTTTATTCTCCCAGTCAATGGTGGAGAGTCGATGACAATTTTATTCAGCACGCTGGTAGGCAGAGAATTACCGATATTATCATTGCAAATTCTTTGGCTGAATGTCATTAATTCCATTACCATGACAGTCCCCTTAGCCTTTGAGCCGAAACCTCAAAATGTCATGCAGCAATCGCCCCGTCGTCCCAATGAAGCATTACTGTCAGGTAGTAGAATCAAACGCATCTTGGCGATTTCTCTGTTTAACTGGATTGTGATATTTGGAGTTTTTGAATACATTCGACAAACTACAGGGGATATAAATCTAGCCCGTACTATGGCAATCAATGCTTTAATTGCAGGCAGAATCTTTTATCTGTTGAGCCTGAGTCAATTAGTGCCGAATCTGATTGCCAAAATGGACGGTACAATTAAAGAAAACGTTGATATTCCAGCCATTGGCTTTGGTATTATTGGCGCAATAATTTTGCAGCTTTGCTTTTCTTATGTACCTTTAATTAATGAGTTTTTCTTCACAGTACCCCTCAGGTTTGACCAATGGTTGTTCTGTTTTGCCGTGGGTTTACCAATGATTCCTTGGGCTGCCTTTGTTAATCGCTTTGATCCTCCGAATTAA
- a CDS encoding LysM peptidoglycan-binding domain-containing protein, giving the protein MFYTVKDGDTLPKIAEKFYGVRSRWQQIYHANPEVILLIPGVTLFIPLPQNIYDKELENNENNKTLCKAIGSENMTKSKHSIKNNFVRVGAICGSLLIGLSSIAIPFFLAQSAQAQQTPKTSNDSVIPPMPEELQTPSAKIVPVNGKVNVKLTNQTNAVLAYEVIGHTKQRTLSGKSTVTLKDLPVAVAISFRRQDKGLLSVHLQKETAPGLLEVKLDEGKNFGEDKIAMKIEKTGEVFLK; this is encoded by the coding sequence ATGTTTTACACTGTCAAAGATGGAGATACACTACCAAAAATAGCCGAAAAATTTTATGGCGTTCGTAGTCGGTGGCAACAAATTTATCATGCTAATCCAGAAGTCATTCTACTCATTCCTGGGGTAACACTTTTTATTCCTCTTCCTCAAAATATTTATGATAAAGAGTTAGAAAACAATGAAAACAATAAAACCTTATGCAAAGCTATAGGATCTGAAAATATGACTAAATCCAAACACTCTATCAAAAATAATTTTGTGAGGGTAGGAGCAATTTGTGGAAGCTTACTAATTGGTTTATCATCAATTGCAATCCCATTTTTTTTAGCACAAAGCGCCCAAGCTCAACAAACGCCCAAGACTTCTAATGATTCTGTAATCCCACCTATGCCAGAAGAGCTACAAACTCCAAGCGCTAAGATTGTACCTGTAAATGGAAAAGTTAACGTGAAGCTGACTAACCAAACTAACGCTGTGCTAGCTTACGAAGTCATTGGACATACCAAACAACGCACCCTTTCCGGAAAATCAACTGTCACCTTAAAAGACTTACCAGTCGCTGTAGCTATTAGCTTCCGACGACAGGATAAAGGACTGCTTAGTGTTCATCTTCAAAAAGAAACAGCACCCGGATTATTAGAGGTCAAGTTGGATGAAGGGAAGAATTTTGGTGAGGATAAAATTGCGATGAAAATTGAAAAAACAGGCGAGGTCTTCTTGAAGTAA